A window of Natrinema versiforme contains these coding sequences:
- a CDS encoding GIY-YIG nuclease family protein, whose translation MADHVVYVLECADGSLYTGYTTDLERRVAEHDAGEGAKYTRGRTPVELRYHERFDSKSAAMSREYEIKQLNRARKERLVGLK comes from the coding sequence ATGGCCGATCACGTCGTCTACGTCCTCGAATGTGCCGACGGCTCGCTCTACACCGGTTACACGACCGATCTCGAGCGACGCGTCGCCGAACACGACGCCGGCGAGGGCGCGAAGTACACCCGCGGACGGACGCCGGTCGAACTCCGATACCACGAGCGGTTCGACTCCAAATCCGCCGCGATGTCCCGCGAGTACGAGATCAAGCAACTGAACCGCGCCCGGAAGGAACGACTCGTCGGCCTCAAGTGA
- the larB gene encoding nickel pincer cofactor biosynthesis protein LarB, with the protein MRELLEAVADGSLSPAQAEAELRGYVVGEAGRFDAAREQRRGIPEAILAEGKSAEQVAALAETALETTGRALLTRLSDSQFDALESHLGDAVPDATIDRRSATVRITTPDYEQPSLDATVGIATGGTVDGPVADEAAAVCLDAGATVDRVDDIGVAALSRTLDQLDRLREADVLIVAAGREGALPTVIAGLVDTPVIGVPVSSGYGHAGDGEAALAGLLQSCTVLSVVNIDAGFVAGAQATLIARAIDAARD; encoded by the coding sequence GTGGCCGACGGCTCGCTGTCGCCGGCACAGGCCGAAGCCGAACTCAGGGGGTACGTGGTCGGCGAGGCGGGTCGATTCGACGCCGCTCGCGAGCAGCGCCGCGGGATTCCGGAGGCGATCCTCGCGGAGGGCAAATCGGCCGAACAGGTCGCCGCACTCGCCGAGACCGCCCTCGAGACGACGGGTCGGGCGTTGCTTACCCGGCTCTCCGACTCGCAGTTCGACGCCCTCGAGTCCCACCTCGGGGACGCCGTCCCCGACGCGACGATCGATCGCCGGAGCGCGACGGTCCGCATCACGACGCCTGACTACGAGCAGCCGTCGCTGGACGCGACGGTCGGGATCGCCACCGGCGGAACGGTCGACGGGCCGGTCGCCGACGAGGCGGCGGCCGTCTGTCTGGACGCCGGCGCGACGGTCGATCGGGTCGACGACATCGGGGTCGCGGCGCTTTCACGGACCCTCGACCAACTCGACCGGCTCCGCGAGGCGGACGTCCTCATCGTCGCCGCCGGCCGAGAGGGGGCGCTGCCGACCGTCATCGCCGGCCTCGTCGACACGCCGGTCATCGGGGTGCCCGTCTCGAGCGGCTACGGTCACGCCGGCGACGGCGAAGCGGCACTGGCCGGACTGCTCCAGTCCTGTACCGTGCTGTCGGTCGTCAACATCGATGCGGGGTTCGTCGCCGGCGCGCAGGCGACCCTGATCGCGCGGGCGATCGATGCCGCTCGCGACTGA